DNA from Bacteroidota bacterium:
TCTTCGTCGCCGACGGCGACCCGTTCGAGACCAAGACGCAGGTCCGCCACCTGTTCATCGACGGCTACCTCATGCCCATGACCTCGCGGCAGACCGCGCTGTACGACGAGTACCTGGAGCGCACGCCGGGGCTGGCGAAGTAGCCCGGAGACCATACTAGACGGCGAGGCCTTCGAGTTGGCAGGCTGGTTGCTTATTCTCGCGTACCGCCTGCACACACTGCTCTTCCTGCTATGCTCCGCCTGCTACCGCCCACGCCCCGACGCCTTTTTAGCTCAGCCCTCCTGCTGTGCCTCGCGCTGACGCCTAGCCTGGCCTGCAGCCAGTCCGGCCCGGCCGTTGCCCAGACGAGCCCGTCGGCAGAGTCGCCCGCGCTACCACCTGATCTGCCAGCCGACCTTCCGGTTGCACTGTCCAGCACGCCGGCCGTCTCTCTCGGCCAGGCCGCCGACCTCGTCCCGACCACCTCGGGCTGCGTACCCGACGGCGGCCTGTGCCTCGTCCCGCCGGAGCACTACTCGGACCCCGTGACGGTCAGCGTGCCGGTTGGCGGCCGGCAGGTCGGGCTACACCCGAACGTGATCTACGGCACGGGGCGGGCCGAACTCGTCGCCTCCGACGGACGCGTCCTGCTCGCCGTCAGCGACAGCCTGCTCCACGGGCACGAGGCGTTCAACCCGAAGCGGCCGGTTCCGTACTTCGACTACCGCGACGGGGTGTTCCGGGACCGGGGCCGCCGGTTCCAGGCGGCGTGCCAGGAGGCGGGCTACGCACGCACGGGCTGCGTGCTGAACATTACGTACCGCTACGCGACCTCGGACGCGCGCCTGGAGCGCGCCGGGCTCGCCCAGCGCGGTGCGCGCGTCGACACGCTCGACGTGGCGTGGTGGGGCGTGGAGCCCGACGCGGAGCGCGACTACCAGCCGCTGCTCGCGCACATCCTGAACGTGGCGCGCTTCCGCCGGTCGGAGGTAGTCCAGTTCTCAGAATGCGGGGACTACGGGTACTACGGTTCCCTCGCCCTGCCCGACATCGAGATCCTGGGGACAGGCGGGACCGAGGTCGTGGACGCGCAGACGACCGTGGACACGCCCGAGGGCCCGGTGACGCTCGACTACCGGCCCGTCCGCGTCGTCGACTGCCCGACCCGGCTGCTGGCCCTGCCGCAGACGGCGCACCTCGGCCTCTACCGCCGCTTGCCGGAAAACGACCGCCGCCGCCAGCGCGCCGAGGCCGCGATGACGGACGAGGCGAAGGCTAAGATCGCGCTGCGAAGCTGGGCCACGGCGGTCTACCCGCAGAGCGGCGTCATGAACGTCACGCTCCGCCACCTCGTGATCGACAGCAACCTCGACGCGCAGATGCCGGAGCACGAGGCGCTCGGCCGGGACGAGGCGGGGCGTGCCCTCTTCGAGGAGTACCACCGTAACTCGCCGAACTGGAGTGGTTTCACCTCGCAGGGGCACCGAGGCGTCCGGGTGCCGCAGGGCCAGCGCATGCTGCTTGAAGGGGTGGCCATTCTTGGCTTCCCGTCCGACATGGTAGGCATCGAGGCGAACTTCTGGACCATTCGGCAGGGCCTGTTTGGCGGCAACACCCGCAACCACGCGGCCTACTGCTCCAACGGCGAGTGGGAGGACGTAACCCTCACCAACTTCTCGTGGACCTTTGTGGAGATGTGCCCGAAGCCTGGTTTCGCCCCACGCTCGACGGTGAAGAACCTCGTCGTCGAGCGCGCCGCGTCGAACCCGACCTACTGGCCCGACTTCACCGTCGTCAACTCCCGAGGAGCGAGTTGGGACCTCGACGGATTCTTCTTCGACCTCCGCGGGACCGACCTAGTCGACCCGTTCGAGGGCGTCGTCGATCAGTTCACAGCGCGCAACGGCGTCATCCTCAGCGGCCCCAACCTCAACGACCTCTGGCACGGCTACGACAACGGACGCTACAGAGGGAAACACGCCCAGCGGGTCGAGATGGAAAACGTGACCGTCTACCTCGGCGGCAGCATGGGGTCGCTGGTTGGCGTAGGCCGTAACCGAGACGTGCGTTTCCACGACGTGGAGATCATTGCAGCCCAGCCCGACGGCGAGGAGGCCGTGCGGCTCGGCCGCCTGGCGAAGGTCCGGGCCGCTCGGCCCGGACGCCGACCCGAGCTTCGCGTCTTCGACCGGGTGCGCGTGGGCGCGCCGATGTCCCAACTCGCTACGGTCTTCCTACCCGAGTCCGTGCCGGAGGCAGCCACCGAGCAGCGGATCGCTTCGATGCGCGCCTCCGGGCTGGGGGCCGCCACCGTGGTGGCCGTCCGCGACTCGCGGCTGACGAACCAGCGCGTCGAGAAGGTCCGCGGCAGCGATGCGGCGCTCCTCCGGCAGCTCGTCCGCGTCTGCGGCGACAGCGGCCTCACGCGCGCGATGTCGAACCGCGAGCGCGACTGGCTCGGCACCGACGCGCTGTGCGACAGCGTGTGGCAGCGCGTGGCAGCGCCGTAGCCTCTGACGCAGCATCGTGCGTGCCGGCAGCGTAGCTTCTGCGCCTCACCCGCTCCCGCCCCGTATGCGCCCGGCCTACGTCCTCAGCCGCCCGCAGAAGCTCTACGTCGTCTGCGCTGCGGTCTTCCTGACGGCCCTCGTCATCGCCGAGGCGACGGCGAGCAAGTTCTTCACGGCCTTCCACCTCCCGTTCACGCTTACGATCCTCGGCGTCGAGTTCAGCGAGGTCGTGATGACGGCGGGCGTGATCGCGTTTCCGGTCACGTTCATCGTGACGGACCTGCTCAACGAGTACTACGGCAAGCCCGGTATCCGCTTCGTGACGTTCGTCGGGATGGCGATGATCGTGTTCGAGTTTGCCCTCCTGCAGGCGGCGATGGCGGTCCCCACGGCCAGCATCTCGCCGGTGCCGGGCGAGGCGTTCGACACCGTATTCGGCGCGTCGGGGCGAATTATCCTGGGCAGCCTCGTCGCCTACCTCGTCGGGCAGCTGGCCGACATCACGCTCTTCCACTGGCTCCGGCGGCTGACCGA
Protein-coding regions in this window:
- a CDS encoding queuosine precursor transporter, yielding MRPAYVLSRPQKLYVVCAAVFLTALVIAEATASKFFTAFHLPFTLTILGVEFSEVVMTAGVIAFPVTFIVTDLLNEYYGKPGIRFVTFVGMAMIVFEFALLQAAMAVPTASISPVPGEAFDTVFGASGRIILGSLVAYLVGQLADITLFHWLRRLTDGRHLWLRATGSTLGSQFLDTAIVLTVAFAGQLAAGEIVAITLFNYGYKVLIAVAITPLIYAAHWAMDRYLGDELAETMIEQAEAA